A region of Papilio machaon chromosome 14, ilPapMach1.1, whole genome shotgun sequence DNA encodes the following proteins:
- the LOC106711963 gene encoding disheveled-associated activator of morphogenesis 1 isoform X1, producing the protein MCSKDQITHILGKINVGVPSWSRSVEAAEAARARLVRWACGDPAVDQDPAPRKKMPHALRRRWPFCPCLQNDEPPEITYCVVGGEGALALHAVTPTHPMPPQDELDAKFAELVEELDLTAVNKAAMMELPAAKKWQIYCSRRPPIGTQPLASAPQVEEYVKALGEIAEAFASSEGGLPAEACALVDGLKTALRTRAHSFVLRFIKQGGLTTLLDALQRAPRDEAIIRHNLIAGIKALMNNSTGRAHVLAHPASIDLIAQSLDTENVKTKVAALEILGAVCLVPGGHKKVLEAMVNYQKYAGERARFQGVVNELDRSSGAYRDDLGLKTAIMSFVNAVLNYGPGEDSLEFRLHLRYELLMLGIQPVIEKLRKYENETLDRHIEFFEMVRNEDERELARRFDKQHVDTKSAAAMFELLRRKLSHTAAYPHLLSLLQHLLLLPLEYNPHSQHWLLLDRVVQQLVLQQAAAGSRAASEQGSLKDDSSEHNKVYDPDMAPLEINVGEIVHLLAKEEELVAARTKAENLERENVDLATELAKKEKQVDERSQEKEELEGVVQRMKERLERETAAHMEWTERAQQLEQQLSHERAERSRFEKLVSEGSIPDDAKVSNLKSAVIESCGVPPPPPPPLVRAPPAPPAPPPPAAPAAAPAPAPRQRKHVPAPSNPLKSFNWSKLPDAKLHGTIWQELDDTRLYNAIDLHSIDKMFCAYQKNGVQNEGSVEDLRQLGAKPRTKILTVIDGRRAQNCTILLSKLKMTDEEICRAILKMDKDEQLPIDMVEQLLKFTPSAEEAALLEEHQDELDSMARADRFLYEISKIPHYSQRVRTLLFKKKFSGAAAEATSRASVVLRAARDMTRSRRLRALLEIVLALGNYMNRGARGNASGFRLSSLNKLADTKSSVSRSTTLLHFLVELLETQFRDVLLLEEDVPHVRAAAKVCVEQLERDVGALRTGLREVARELEYHAARAPTAPTAPTDPNDAFVPVMRDFHAHAVCAFTQLEDLFQDMKSRLEACAHAFGEEASASPEQLFGALDAFLAQLTEARAECDAARRRRDDEERRTRHEQELKKRTMERKQASSLLSSVGKSLGKANSDCNGHNGDSRDSTLTNGQKGEFDDLISALRTGDVFGDDVAKFKRSRKTSKAHKGRDSPPRGVCREDSRERQK; encoded by the exons gaGGAGCTAGACCTGACGGCGGTGAACAAGGCGGCTATGATGGAGTTGCCGGCGGCCAAGAAGTGGCAGATCTACTGCAGCCGCCGCCCGCCCATCGGCACACAACCGCTCGCCAGCGCGCCGCAAGTCGAAGAGTACGTTAAGGCGCTTGGAGAGATTGCTGAA GCGTTTGCTTCTTCCGAAGGCGGTCTCCCAGCAGAAGCTTGCGCGTTAGTTGACGGCTTGAAGACCGCTCTTAGAACTCGCGCACACAGCTTTGTACTACGGTTCATCAAGCAAGGGGGGCTTACCACATTACTGGACGCGCTACAACGAGCGCCCAGAGATGAAGCGATTATTAGGCATAATCTAATCGCCGGAATAAAGGCTCTTATGAATAACTCG ACCGGCCGCGCTCATGTGCTAGCCCACCCAGCGAGTATCGACCTCATCGCACAATCCTTGGACACGGAGAATGTAAAGACAAAGGTCGCGGCTCTAGAGATACTGGGTGCCGTCTGCCTCGTGCCCGGCGGACATAAGAAG GTATTAGAGGCGATGGTGAACTACCAGAAGTACGCAGGCGAGCGTGCGCGGTTCCAAGGCGTGGTGAACGAGCTGGACCGCAGCTCGGGCGCGTATCGCGACGACCTCGGTCTCAAGACCGCCATCATGTCCTTTGTTAACGCCGTCCTTAACTACGGCCCCGGTGAAGACAGTCTTGAGTTCCGACTGCATCTACGATACGAACTGCTCATGTTGGGGATACAACCAg TAATCGAAAAACTTCGTAAATACGAGAACGAAACCCTCGACCGTCACATCGAGTTCTTCGAGATGGTCCGCAATGAGGATGAGCGCGAGTTGGCGCGACGTTTTGACAAACAGCACGTGGACACCAAGAGTGCGGCCGCCATGTTTGAGTTACTGCGCCGCAAGTTGAGTCACACCGCCGCCTACCCACATCTCTTGTCGCTGCTGCAGCATCTGTTGCTGCTGCCAT TGGAGTACAACCCGCACTCTCAGCACTGGTTGCTGCTGGACCGCGTGGTGCAGCAGCTGGTGCTGCAGCAGGCCGCAGCCGGCAGCCGCGCCGCCAGTGAACAGGGCTCCCTCAAGGACGACTCCTCCGAACACAACAAG gTCTACGACCCGGATATGGCTCCTTTGGAAATCAACGTTGGTGAAATAGTTCATCTTCTAGCAAAAGAAGAAGAACTGGTCGCTGCTAGAACAAAAGCGGAGAATCTAGAAAGAGAGAACGTAGATCTTGCTACAGAACTGGCGAAGAAG GAGAAGCAAGTGGACGAGCGCTCGCAGGAGAAGGAGGAGTTGGAGGGAGTCGTGCAGAGGATGAAGGAGCGTCTAGAGAGGGAGACGGCCGCGCACATGGAGTGGACGGAGAGAGCGCAACAGCTCGAGCAGCAG CTGAGTCACGAGCGAGCCGAGCGCTCCCGATTTGAGAAGCTAGTCAGCGAGGGCAGTATACCTGATGATGCAAAG GTGAGCAACTTAAAGAGTGCAGTGATAGAGTCGTGTGGAGttccgccgccgccgccgccgccgctggtgcgcgcgccgcccgccccgcccgcgccgccgccgcccgccgctcccgccgccgcccccgcccccgccccgcgaCAGAGGAAGCACGTGCCCGCACCCTCCAACCCCCTCAAGAGCTTCAACTGGAGTAAACTCCCCGATGCGAAGCTGCACGGCACCATCTGGCAGGAGTTGGACGACACCCGCCTCTACAACGCCATCGATCTGCATTCCATTGACAAGATGTTCTGCGCTTACCAGAAGAACGGCGTGCag AACGAGGGATCAGTGGAAGATCTTAGACAATTAGGAGCTAAACCGCGTACCAAGATTCTAACTGTGATCGACGGTAGACGCGCGCAGAACTGCACCATACTTCTCTCCAAACTGAAGATGACTGATGAAGAGATTTGTCG AGCTATCTTGAAGATGGACAAGGATGAGCAGCTGCCGATCGATATGGTGGAGCAGCTGCTGAAGTTCACTCCCAGCGCTGAGGAAGCGGCGTTGCTGGAGGAACACCAGGATGAGTTGGACAGTATGGCGCGCGCCGACAGATTCCTATACGAGATCTCCAA GATCCCCCACTACTCCCAGCGTGTCCGCACGCTGCTGTTCAAGAAGAAGTTCTCAGGCGCGGCGGCGGAGGCGACCAGTCGCGCGTCAGTCGTGCTGCGCGCCGCACGCGACATGACGCGCTCGCGACGTCTGCGCGCGCTACTCGAGATTGTGCTCGCGCTCGGCAACTATATGAACAG GGGTGCGCGAGGAAACGCGTCCGGGTTCCGTCTGTCGTCGCTCAACAAGCTGGCGGACACCAAGTCCAGCGTCAGTCGCAGCACCACGCTGCTGCACTTCCTCGTAGAACTGCTTGAGACTCAG TTCCGCGACGTGTTGTTGCTGGAGGAGGATGTGCCACACGTGCGCGCCGCAGCCAAAGTGTGTGTGGAGCAACTGGAGCGTGACGTGGGCGCGCTACGCACCGGACTGCGCGAGGTGGCGCGTGAACTGGAGTACCACGCAGCGCGCGCGCCCACAGCGCCCACAGCGCCCACAGATCCCAACGACGCCTTCGTACCCGTCATGAGGGACTTCCACGCACACGCCGTCTGCGCCTTCACACAGCTGGAGGATCTCTTTCag GACATGAAGAGCCGGCTGGAGGCGTGCGCACACGCATTCGGCGAGGAGGCGAGCGCGTCGCCGGAGCAGCTGTTCGGTGCGCTCGACGCCTTCCTCGCGCAGCTGACGGAGGCGCGCGCTGAGTGTGACGCCGCGAGACGTCGCCGTGATGACGAGGAGCGCAGGACACGACACGAACAGGAG TTAAAGAAGCGAACTATGGAACGCAAACAGGCGTCCAGTTTGTTAAGTTCAGTTGGCAAATCCCTTGGCAAAGCTAATTCAGACTGTAACGGACATAATGGTGACTCCCGCGATAGCACTCTCACAAACGGACAGAAGGGGGAGTTTGATGATCTCATCTCAGCGCTTAGAACCGGTGATGTCTTCGGTGATGATGTAGCCAAGTTCAAGAGGTCAAGGAAGACATCGAAAGCCCACAAGGGAAGAGACTCCCCGCCCAGAGGAGTGTGCAGAGAAGATTCCAGAGAGAGACAGAAGTGA
- the LOC106711963 gene encoding disheveled-associated activator of morphogenesis 1 isoform X2 has translation MFHTNALTRAYATTMSQLHAHTMKKYSIFSIKIKSHKPKPQNDEPPEITYCVVGGEGALALHAVTPTHPMPPQDELDAKFAELVEELDLTAVNKAAMMELPAAKKWQIYCSRRPPIGTQPLASAPQVEEYVKALGEIAEAFASSEGGLPAEACALVDGLKTALRTRAHSFVLRFIKQGGLTTLLDALQRAPRDEAIIRHNLIAGIKALMNNSTGRAHVLAHPASIDLIAQSLDTENVKTKVAALEILGAVCLVPGGHKKVLEAMVNYQKYAGERARFQGVVNELDRSSGAYRDDLGLKTAIMSFVNAVLNYGPGEDSLEFRLHLRYELLMLGIQPVIEKLRKYENETLDRHIEFFEMVRNEDERELARRFDKQHVDTKSAAAMFELLRRKLSHTAAYPHLLSLLQHLLLLPLEYNPHSQHWLLLDRVVQQLVLQQAAAGSRAASEQGSLKDDSSEHNKVYDPDMAPLEINVGEIVHLLAKEEELVAARTKAENLERENVDLATELAKKEKQVDERSQEKEELEGVVQRMKERLERETAAHMEWTERAQQLEQQLSHERAERSRFEKLVSEGSIPDDAKVSNLKSAVIESCGVPPPPPPPLVRAPPAPPAPPPPAAPAAAPAPAPRQRKHVPAPSNPLKSFNWSKLPDAKLHGTIWQELDDTRLYNAIDLHSIDKMFCAYQKNGVQNEGSVEDLRQLGAKPRTKILTVIDGRRAQNCTILLSKLKMTDEEICRAILKMDKDEQLPIDMVEQLLKFTPSAEEAALLEEHQDELDSMARADRFLYEISKIPHYSQRVRTLLFKKKFSGAAAEATSRASVVLRAARDMTRSRRLRALLEIVLALGNYMNRGARGNASGFRLSSLNKLADTKSSVSRSTTLLHFLVELLETQFRDVLLLEEDVPHVRAAAKVCVEQLERDVGALRTGLREVARELEYHAARAPTAPTAPTDPNDAFVPVMRDFHAHAVCAFTQLEDLFQDMKSRLEACAHAFGEEASASPEQLFGALDAFLAQLTEARAECDAARRRRDDEERRTRHEQELKKRTMERKQASSLLSSVGKSLGKANSDCNGHNGDSRDSTLTNGQKGEFDDLISALRTGDVFGDDVAKFKRSRKTSKAHKGRDSPPRGVCREDSRERQK, from the exons gaGGAGCTAGACCTGACGGCGGTGAACAAGGCGGCTATGATGGAGTTGCCGGCGGCCAAGAAGTGGCAGATCTACTGCAGCCGCCGCCCGCCCATCGGCACACAACCGCTCGCCAGCGCGCCGCAAGTCGAAGAGTACGTTAAGGCGCTTGGAGAGATTGCTGAA GCGTTTGCTTCTTCCGAAGGCGGTCTCCCAGCAGAAGCTTGCGCGTTAGTTGACGGCTTGAAGACCGCTCTTAGAACTCGCGCACACAGCTTTGTACTACGGTTCATCAAGCAAGGGGGGCTTACCACATTACTGGACGCGCTACAACGAGCGCCCAGAGATGAAGCGATTATTAGGCATAATCTAATCGCCGGAATAAAGGCTCTTATGAATAACTCG ACCGGCCGCGCTCATGTGCTAGCCCACCCAGCGAGTATCGACCTCATCGCACAATCCTTGGACACGGAGAATGTAAAGACAAAGGTCGCGGCTCTAGAGATACTGGGTGCCGTCTGCCTCGTGCCCGGCGGACATAAGAAG GTATTAGAGGCGATGGTGAACTACCAGAAGTACGCAGGCGAGCGTGCGCGGTTCCAAGGCGTGGTGAACGAGCTGGACCGCAGCTCGGGCGCGTATCGCGACGACCTCGGTCTCAAGACCGCCATCATGTCCTTTGTTAACGCCGTCCTTAACTACGGCCCCGGTGAAGACAGTCTTGAGTTCCGACTGCATCTACGATACGAACTGCTCATGTTGGGGATACAACCAg TAATCGAAAAACTTCGTAAATACGAGAACGAAACCCTCGACCGTCACATCGAGTTCTTCGAGATGGTCCGCAATGAGGATGAGCGCGAGTTGGCGCGACGTTTTGACAAACAGCACGTGGACACCAAGAGTGCGGCCGCCATGTTTGAGTTACTGCGCCGCAAGTTGAGTCACACCGCCGCCTACCCACATCTCTTGTCGCTGCTGCAGCATCTGTTGCTGCTGCCAT TGGAGTACAACCCGCACTCTCAGCACTGGTTGCTGCTGGACCGCGTGGTGCAGCAGCTGGTGCTGCAGCAGGCCGCAGCCGGCAGCCGCGCCGCCAGTGAACAGGGCTCCCTCAAGGACGACTCCTCCGAACACAACAAG gTCTACGACCCGGATATGGCTCCTTTGGAAATCAACGTTGGTGAAATAGTTCATCTTCTAGCAAAAGAAGAAGAACTGGTCGCTGCTAGAACAAAAGCGGAGAATCTAGAAAGAGAGAACGTAGATCTTGCTACAGAACTGGCGAAGAAG GAGAAGCAAGTGGACGAGCGCTCGCAGGAGAAGGAGGAGTTGGAGGGAGTCGTGCAGAGGATGAAGGAGCGTCTAGAGAGGGAGACGGCCGCGCACATGGAGTGGACGGAGAGAGCGCAACAGCTCGAGCAGCAG CTGAGTCACGAGCGAGCCGAGCGCTCCCGATTTGAGAAGCTAGTCAGCGAGGGCAGTATACCTGATGATGCAAAG GTGAGCAACTTAAAGAGTGCAGTGATAGAGTCGTGTGGAGttccgccgccgccgccgccgccgctggtgcgcgcgccgcccgccccgcccgcgccgccgccgcccgccgctcccgccgccgcccccgcccccgccccgcgaCAGAGGAAGCACGTGCCCGCACCCTCCAACCCCCTCAAGAGCTTCAACTGGAGTAAACTCCCCGATGCGAAGCTGCACGGCACCATCTGGCAGGAGTTGGACGACACCCGCCTCTACAACGCCATCGATCTGCATTCCATTGACAAGATGTTCTGCGCTTACCAGAAGAACGGCGTGCag AACGAGGGATCAGTGGAAGATCTTAGACAATTAGGAGCTAAACCGCGTACCAAGATTCTAACTGTGATCGACGGTAGACGCGCGCAGAACTGCACCATACTTCTCTCCAAACTGAAGATGACTGATGAAGAGATTTGTCG AGCTATCTTGAAGATGGACAAGGATGAGCAGCTGCCGATCGATATGGTGGAGCAGCTGCTGAAGTTCACTCCCAGCGCTGAGGAAGCGGCGTTGCTGGAGGAACACCAGGATGAGTTGGACAGTATGGCGCGCGCCGACAGATTCCTATACGAGATCTCCAA GATCCCCCACTACTCCCAGCGTGTCCGCACGCTGCTGTTCAAGAAGAAGTTCTCAGGCGCGGCGGCGGAGGCGACCAGTCGCGCGTCAGTCGTGCTGCGCGCCGCACGCGACATGACGCGCTCGCGACGTCTGCGCGCGCTACTCGAGATTGTGCTCGCGCTCGGCAACTATATGAACAG GGGTGCGCGAGGAAACGCGTCCGGGTTCCGTCTGTCGTCGCTCAACAAGCTGGCGGACACCAAGTCCAGCGTCAGTCGCAGCACCACGCTGCTGCACTTCCTCGTAGAACTGCTTGAGACTCAG TTCCGCGACGTGTTGTTGCTGGAGGAGGATGTGCCACACGTGCGCGCCGCAGCCAAAGTGTGTGTGGAGCAACTGGAGCGTGACGTGGGCGCGCTACGCACCGGACTGCGCGAGGTGGCGCGTGAACTGGAGTACCACGCAGCGCGCGCGCCCACAGCGCCCACAGCGCCCACAGATCCCAACGACGCCTTCGTACCCGTCATGAGGGACTTCCACGCACACGCCGTCTGCGCCTTCACACAGCTGGAGGATCTCTTTCag GACATGAAGAGCCGGCTGGAGGCGTGCGCACACGCATTCGGCGAGGAGGCGAGCGCGTCGCCGGAGCAGCTGTTCGGTGCGCTCGACGCCTTCCTCGCGCAGCTGACGGAGGCGCGCGCTGAGTGTGACGCCGCGAGACGTCGCCGTGATGACGAGGAGCGCAGGACACGACACGAACAGGAG TTAAAGAAGCGAACTATGGAACGCAAACAGGCGTCCAGTTTGTTAAGTTCAGTTGGCAAATCCCTTGGCAAAGCTAATTCAGACTGTAACGGACATAATGGTGACTCCCGCGATAGCACTCTCACAAACGGACAGAAGGGGGAGTTTGATGATCTCATCTCAGCGCTTAGAACCGGTGATGTCTTCGGTGATGATGTAGCCAAGTTCAAGAGGTCAAGGAAGACATCGAAAGCCCACAAGGGAAGAGACTCCCCGCCCAGAGGAGTGTGCAGAGAAGATTCCAGAGAGAGACAGAAGTGA
- the LOC106711963 gene encoding disheveled-associated activator of morphogenesis 1 isoform X3, with product MPHALRRRWPFCPCLQNDEPPEITYCVVGGEGALALHAVTPTHPMPPQDELDAKFAELVEELDLTAVNKAAMMELPAAKKWQIYCSRRPPIGTQPLASAPQVEEYVKALGEIAEAFASSEGGLPAEACALVDGLKTALRTRAHSFVLRFIKQGGLTTLLDALQRAPRDEAIIRHNLIAGIKALMNNSTGRAHVLAHPASIDLIAQSLDTENVKTKVAALEILGAVCLVPGGHKKVLEAMVNYQKYAGERARFQGVVNELDRSSGAYRDDLGLKTAIMSFVNAVLNYGPGEDSLEFRLHLRYELLMLGIQPVIEKLRKYENETLDRHIEFFEMVRNEDERELARRFDKQHVDTKSAAAMFELLRRKLSHTAAYPHLLSLLQHLLLLPLEYNPHSQHWLLLDRVVQQLVLQQAAAGSRAASEQGSLKDDSSEHNKVYDPDMAPLEINVGEIVHLLAKEEELVAARTKAENLERENVDLATELAKKEKQVDERSQEKEELEGVVQRMKERLERETAAHMEWTERAQQLEQQLSHERAERSRFEKLVSEGSIPDDAKVSNLKSAVIESCGVPPPPPPPLVRAPPAPPAPPPPAAPAAAPAPAPRQRKHVPAPSNPLKSFNWSKLPDAKLHGTIWQELDDTRLYNAIDLHSIDKMFCAYQKNGVQNEGSVEDLRQLGAKPRTKILTVIDGRRAQNCTILLSKLKMTDEEICRAILKMDKDEQLPIDMVEQLLKFTPSAEEAALLEEHQDELDSMARADRFLYEISKIPHYSQRVRTLLFKKKFSGAAAEATSRASVVLRAARDMTRSRRLRALLEIVLALGNYMNRGARGNASGFRLSSLNKLADTKSSVSRSTTLLHFLVELLETQFRDVLLLEEDVPHVRAAAKVCVEQLERDVGALRTGLREVARELEYHAARAPTAPTAPTDPNDAFVPVMRDFHAHAVCAFTQLEDLFQDMKSRLEACAHAFGEEASASPEQLFGALDAFLAQLTEARAECDAARRRRDDEERRTRHEQELKKRTMERKQASSLLSSVGKSLGKANSDCNGHNGDSRDSTLTNGQKGEFDDLISALRTGDVFGDDVAKFKRSRKTSKAHKGRDSPPRGVCREDSRERQK from the exons gaGGAGCTAGACCTGACGGCGGTGAACAAGGCGGCTATGATGGAGTTGCCGGCGGCCAAGAAGTGGCAGATCTACTGCAGCCGCCGCCCGCCCATCGGCACACAACCGCTCGCCAGCGCGCCGCAAGTCGAAGAGTACGTTAAGGCGCTTGGAGAGATTGCTGAA GCGTTTGCTTCTTCCGAAGGCGGTCTCCCAGCAGAAGCTTGCGCGTTAGTTGACGGCTTGAAGACCGCTCTTAGAACTCGCGCACACAGCTTTGTACTACGGTTCATCAAGCAAGGGGGGCTTACCACATTACTGGACGCGCTACAACGAGCGCCCAGAGATGAAGCGATTATTAGGCATAATCTAATCGCCGGAATAAAGGCTCTTATGAATAACTCG ACCGGCCGCGCTCATGTGCTAGCCCACCCAGCGAGTATCGACCTCATCGCACAATCCTTGGACACGGAGAATGTAAAGACAAAGGTCGCGGCTCTAGAGATACTGGGTGCCGTCTGCCTCGTGCCCGGCGGACATAAGAAG GTATTAGAGGCGATGGTGAACTACCAGAAGTACGCAGGCGAGCGTGCGCGGTTCCAAGGCGTGGTGAACGAGCTGGACCGCAGCTCGGGCGCGTATCGCGACGACCTCGGTCTCAAGACCGCCATCATGTCCTTTGTTAACGCCGTCCTTAACTACGGCCCCGGTGAAGACAGTCTTGAGTTCCGACTGCATCTACGATACGAACTGCTCATGTTGGGGATACAACCAg TAATCGAAAAACTTCGTAAATACGAGAACGAAACCCTCGACCGTCACATCGAGTTCTTCGAGATGGTCCGCAATGAGGATGAGCGCGAGTTGGCGCGACGTTTTGACAAACAGCACGTGGACACCAAGAGTGCGGCCGCCATGTTTGAGTTACTGCGCCGCAAGTTGAGTCACACCGCCGCCTACCCACATCTCTTGTCGCTGCTGCAGCATCTGTTGCTGCTGCCAT TGGAGTACAACCCGCACTCTCAGCACTGGTTGCTGCTGGACCGCGTGGTGCAGCAGCTGGTGCTGCAGCAGGCCGCAGCCGGCAGCCGCGCCGCCAGTGAACAGGGCTCCCTCAAGGACGACTCCTCCGAACACAACAAG gTCTACGACCCGGATATGGCTCCTTTGGAAATCAACGTTGGTGAAATAGTTCATCTTCTAGCAAAAGAAGAAGAACTGGTCGCTGCTAGAACAAAAGCGGAGAATCTAGAAAGAGAGAACGTAGATCTTGCTACAGAACTGGCGAAGAAG GAGAAGCAAGTGGACGAGCGCTCGCAGGAGAAGGAGGAGTTGGAGGGAGTCGTGCAGAGGATGAAGGAGCGTCTAGAGAGGGAGACGGCCGCGCACATGGAGTGGACGGAGAGAGCGCAACAGCTCGAGCAGCAG CTGAGTCACGAGCGAGCCGAGCGCTCCCGATTTGAGAAGCTAGTCAGCGAGGGCAGTATACCTGATGATGCAAAG GTGAGCAACTTAAAGAGTGCAGTGATAGAGTCGTGTGGAGttccgccgccgccgccgccgccgctggtgcgcgcgccgcccgccccgcccgcgccgccgccgcccgccgctcccgccgccgcccccgcccccgccccgcgaCAGAGGAAGCACGTGCCCGCACCCTCCAACCCCCTCAAGAGCTTCAACTGGAGTAAACTCCCCGATGCGAAGCTGCACGGCACCATCTGGCAGGAGTTGGACGACACCCGCCTCTACAACGCCATCGATCTGCATTCCATTGACAAGATGTTCTGCGCTTACCAGAAGAACGGCGTGCag AACGAGGGATCAGTGGAAGATCTTAGACAATTAGGAGCTAAACCGCGTACCAAGATTCTAACTGTGATCGACGGTAGACGCGCGCAGAACTGCACCATACTTCTCTCCAAACTGAAGATGACTGATGAAGAGATTTGTCG AGCTATCTTGAAGATGGACAAGGATGAGCAGCTGCCGATCGATATGGTGGAGCAGCTGCTGAAGTTCACTCCCAGCGCTGAGGAAGCGGCGTTGCTGGAGGAACACCAGGATGAGTTGGACAGTATGGCGCGCGCCGACAGATTCCTATACGAGATCTCCAA GATCCCCCACTACTCCCAGCGTGTCCGCACGCTGCTGTTCAAGAAGAAGTTCTCAGGCGCGGCGGCGGAGGCGACCAGTCGCGCGTCAGTCGTGCTGCGCGCCGCACGCGACATGACGCGCTCGCGACGTCTGCGCGCGCTACTCGAGATTGTGCTCGCGCTCGGCAACTATATGAACAG GGGTGCGCGAGGAAACGCGTCCGGGTTCCGTCTGTCGTCGCTCAACAAGCTGGCGGACACCAAGTCCAGCGTCAGTCGCAGCACCACGCTGCTGCACTTCCTCGTAGAACTGCTTGAGACTCAG TTCCGCGACGTGTTGTTGCTGGAGGAGGATGTGCCACACGTGCGCGCCGCAGCCAAAGTGTGTGTGGAGCAACTGGAGCGTGACGTGGGCGCGCTACGCACCGGACTGCGCGAGGTGGCGCGTGAACTGGAGTACCACGCAGCGCGCGCGCCCACAGCGCCCACAGCGCCCACAGATCCCAACGACGCCTTCGTACCCGTCATGAGGGACTTCCACGCACACGCCGTCTGCGCCTTCACACAGCTGGAGGATCTCTTTCag GACATGAAGAGCCGGCTGGAGGCGTGCGCACACGCATTCGGCGAGGAGGCGAGCGCGTCGCCGGAGCAGCTGTTCGGTGCGCTCGACGCCTTCCTCGCGCAGCTGACGGAGGCGCGCGCTGAGTGTGACGCCGCGAGACGTCGCCGTGATGACGAGGAGCGCAGGACACGACACGAACAGGAG TTAAAGAAGCGAACTATGGAACGCAAACAGGCGTCCAGTTTGTTAAGTTCAGTTGGCAAATCCCTTGGCAAAGCTAATTCAGACTGTAACGGACATAATGGTGACTCCCGCGATAGCACTCTCACAAACGGACAGAAGGGGGAGTTTGATGATCTCATCTCAGCGCTTAGAACCGGTGATGTCTTCGGTGATGATGTAGCCAAGTTCAAGAGGTCAAGGAAGACATCGAAAGCCCACAAGGGAAGAGACTCCCCGCCCAGAGGAGTGTGCAGAGAAGATTCCAGAGAGAGACAGAAGTGA